The window CCCGCCACCGGCCGGGCGTTTTTCCGGTCTTGTCCTCTGCCATTGCTGCGTCCGCCTCTGCACTGCGTGTGAATATTTCTTGGTGAAGAATATCCCGCTTCCGTCCGCTGCGGATGCCGGGGTGCCCGGATCTTCCCACGGCGGACATTCCGGCCGCGCTGTGAGCCGCTTCACAAAGCCTGCTCCGACCTGTAGCCTTTCAGTCAACTTGTGATGCTTGCTAAGCAACTCGCACTGACTATATGAACAGCTGGATGGAGAATCACCATGCCCGAGGCACAGCACGCCGCTGCCCCCGCGGACCGCAAGCGGGGCAAGGTCACCGAAGTGGAGACCTACGGCATCGAGCGGATTCCGGAGAAAGACCGGAATGCGAGCCCGTTTGACCTGTTCAGGGTCTCGTTCGGAGGCGCCAACACCTTCGCTACCGCGTTCCTGGGCGCATTTCCCATCCTTTTCGGGCTGTCCTTCTGGCAGGGCCTCGCCGCGACGGTGACAGGACTGGTGGTGGGCGCCCTCCTGCTCGCACCCATGGCCGTGTTCGGCCCCACCAACGGGACCAACAACGCCGTGTCCTCGTCCGCCCATCTGGGCGTGCACGGCCGGGTGGTCGGGTCGTTCCTGTCGCTCCTGACTGCCACTGCCTTCTTCTCCATCTCGGTCTGGAGTTCCGGTGACGCCCTGGTGGGCGGCCTGAACCGTCTGGTGGGCCTGCCGCAGGACATGGGCTCGTTCGCGGTCGCTTACGGAGTCTTCGGCGTCCTGGTGCTTGCCGTCTGCGTTTACGGCTTCAAGTTCATGCTGCTCGTGAACAAGATCGCCGTCACCGCCGCCACGCTGCTCTTCGTGGTGGGCTACATCGCCTTCGCCGGCGACTTCAACCTGAACTTCGAGGGCGCCTTCGGCACGGGCTTCGACGGCATCGGCATCGCTGGCTTCATCCCTGCCTTCTTCGGCGCGGCGTTGATCGTCATGTCCAACCCGATCTCCTTCGGAGCTTTCCTGGGCGACTGGGCGCGCTACATCCCTACCGCCACACCCAAGCGCCGAGTGATGGGGGCTGCCCTTCTGGCGCAGCTGGCCACACTGGTGCCGTTTGTCTTCGGACTCGCGACCGCATCGATCATCGCCACCAAGGCTCCGGAGTTCATGGATCCCGCCGCACCCAACTACGTCGGCGGACTGCTGGCGGTGTCGCCGGCCTGGTACTTCGTGCCGCTCTGCGCCATCGCCCTGATCGGCGGGATGTCCACCGGAGCCACCTCCCTCTACGGCACGGGCCTGGACTTCAGCAGCGTTTTCCCGCGGTTCAACCGCGTGCAGGCCACCCTCTTCATCGGCATCCTGGCCATCATCTTTATTTTCGTGGGCCGTTTCGCCTTCAACCTGGTACAAAGCATTTCCACCTT is drawn from Micrococcaceae bacterium Sec5.8 and contains these coding sequences:
- a CDS encoding cytosine permease — its product is MPEAQHAAAPADRKRGKVTEVETYGIERIPEKDRNASPFDLFRVSFGGANTFATAFLGAFPILFGLSFWQGLAATVTGLVVGALLLAPMAVFGPTNGTNNAVSSSAHLGVHGRVVGSFLSLLTATAFFSISVWSSGDALVGGLNRLVGLPQDMGSFAVAYGVFGVLVLAVCVYGFKFMLLVNKIAVTAATLLFVVGYIAFAGDFNLNFEGAFGTGFDGIGIAGFIPAFFGAALIVMSNPISFGAFLGDWARYIPTATPKRRVMGAALLAQLATLVPFVFGLATASIIATKAPEFMDPAAPNYVGGLLAVSPAWYFVPLCAIALIGGMSTGATSLYGTGLDFSSVFPRFNRVQATLFIGILAIIFIFVGRFAFNLVQSISTFATLIVTCTAPWMVVMIIGFITRRGWYDADALQVFNRRQTGGRYWFNHGWNPRGMLAWLVSAAAGLSMVNMPGQFEGPLGNLAGGVDISLPASLVLAAVLYLGMLWIFPEPRAVFPAAGPRWVPSKDTAVTPVLDAAGNIVPADRAAAPNSREDRAAELVAGP